DNA from Prunus persica cultivar Lovell chromosome G6, Prunus_persica_NCBIv2, whole genome shotgun sequence:
TAACTTTGGTTACTAACTACTAATGCCTTCATGAACCGAATATCTTTTTGTATGAAAAGAAGACTTTAGAGATTGGCCGGCAGAGCATCTTTATTCGATTCTTATTCTCTGAGAGAAGAAGTCACAGCCTCCACTTGTTGAGAAAGCCTTTCTTTTGGTCCATACAATCCCGTTACCTTTCAATGTggttggcaaaatatcttctCAAGTTGTCACACAACAACAATTCACTGCTGAATTCATCAAATGTAAACTTCAGCTCATAAATTCCGTTTATGAGGAGATCattaatgaagaaaagaaagaaactggTTTGGAATAAAATCCCAAATGGTATTTCATTATGGTTTACAATTACACAGCATTTCTGGTTCCACAAGAAATGGAACCTGCAACCATGATTTGACAAACTCTTTTGACCCAAAACCACCTAAATCTCAAACAATATGACTACCTAAATCACAAAGATTAACAACCAGAATCGAAATGCTCCACTAACAGTAAAACATCAAATATCCCGTCAAGACAAAGAAACATTGCCAAGACTTCAAAAATTCTCAAGGGAGGTAGGTGTCTTGATCCCCATCCACAAGAACTGGATTGGGTGCACGACGAACAAACCTGACAATCTCTGCAAACCGACGATGACCCCGATGCTTTGGCAAGGCTGGAGATGGCAGAGTCTCGGTTCTTGGCCTCGGAACATCATCCATCAACGATGGGATTGGCACCAAAGGCCTTTCAACGCCATGAACAACACAAGAATCATCAATGTGGAGATTCGGGGCAGTGACAAGAACGTCATTGAAAGAGACCCTTTTGCCATCAGTGCCGAAAACAAGCCTTGTGTTGTGGTGGAGAGCTGGGAGGGTGGTATTCAGTGGAAGTCTAAGGAGGGACTGGTAAGGCAAGGCCTCCGACGTGTAGATGTGAGCGCGGAGGGTGTTGGCATTGAGGGGTTGCCCTAAGAAGCTGTCATCGGGCGGGATGAAACAGGTGACGGTGGTGTTGGCGGTGGCGGTGAGATTGTGGGAATGCAAAGCATGAGCAAAGAGTGTGAAGCCGGATGACGAGAGAGAAGTGAACACGGTGTCTGAGCAGAGGGCTTCAATGGTGGGAGTGAGGGCCAAGAAAGCTACAAGGAGAAGTATGGACATGGTTGAAGTTGAGGTTTGTGAGATCATCAACTTTGGCATtttggagagagggagagaaagaggaggagGTGAACAAAGTGTGTGAGGAGAAGTTCTTGAATTTGGATCTGTGGTGGTTATGAATCTTCTTGAAATAACGGTTTTAACAGACTGGTGGTCTTGGGACCAAGTTTGAGAGCTTTCACTGGCTTAGAGGTCATATGTCCACGCAATTTTCTCACGCTCCTACAACTCTGAGCTTAATCTGATAAGTCCATGTGTTCAATTGTAAATCAAATATGATCAGTATTCGACAGCTGTACAAATTAATTCTAAATCAAGTAGATTAAGCAAACTGAGCTCTTTATGCGAAACCAATCATTTTTAAGATGGTTTTGGTACAAAGTTTTCTGAGGTATGTCCAAGTCCTCAACCTTGTAAACAAAAATGTTGAAAGATTCAAATAAGCACTTTGTGAATTACATTAAATTGTCACTTTGGATAAGCCTATTTCTTTTCTCAGGATCTGCAGATGCCGAAAAACTCTGGCTCTCGAAGTTTCTTCCCCAAGTGGAGATCACTAATCATTGGCCAGTTTGGTGCTCTGAATTGAGTGAGGAATTTGAAGGTCCATCAAAAGTGAATCTTTCCCAAATTTGTTATACCAGTTTGCTGCAAATTTGTCATAATTAGCAATGCATTCAAATTGCATTCATTTAACAACCATTGCTGCTGGAGCTTGAAGTTACTGCGCTGTTGAAGTTAACCAACTCTTTTGAATGAGGACCATAAACAGACTTTATGGTGTCCCTGCAGCTCCTGCAACCAAAAAGATGGAAAATTGAGCCAAATCAAAGCATGAAcaagaaaaactaaaagaacCCATCATTCTCAATTGCTTTTAACAGAAAGCCAACCTGCAGGCCTCCTTGTTGAACTTCTTCTCATTAATCCCATACAGTGATTGAAAAACCTCTGCCTCCACACGACAAAAATAGGGACGATCTGTTAAAGATTTCAAAGTAAAATGAGAAGgctgaaaacaaaaaggcGAGCTTTGTAAAACAAGTGAAATGAAATGCCTCACCATTGTAAATTAAGCACTTGCGTGTGCCTTTGTCGAAGTTCACACACCACCCATCTGCACCCACCATGCTTCTGTAAAGCTGAAATATTTcacataaaacccaattcagaaaacgaaaaagaaaaacaaactaaTGATATTGAGGATTTTCTCAGAGACATTAAGAAGAGCAAACCTCAACGTCAGTTGGGTTATTGAAGATTTCTTCAGGGGTGGCAAAGGAGGGACCTTTTTCGAGCTTGCAGCAAGCTCCACAACCCTCTATGCACTGCCACGTCTGCTCCCTCCTCTTCGTCCCGAACCCGATACTCGTCGTCGACGGCGGCGGGATTTTGCTTGGCTTTGTCTTGGCCGTCTGACGTGGCCGGCGTGCCATGCTGACTATGCCAAGACAGGGCAAAGCCACTGCGTTAGACATTTTGTGGATAAGAGTTGGAGGATGGCGGCGGTTCAGGTTCATTCAAATTGTTGCAGAAGATTTCTTGTAGTGTTCTTATTCCAAGCAagaaaataactaaaatttaatttgaccaagaaatggaattttttattttttcggtTATTCCGACCAGTTATCTGTTCCaaactagtaatttatttGTCTAATTATTTACTCACTTTCTGGCATTTTTACCTGGCaattaaattcaaaacaatCAATTGATTGTGAAATGTAATTAGGGATTATATAGGTTGTCAAATTCTTTAGTGCCAGGTTTATAGTAACAATAAGGCTTAAATGCTAAAAAAACCTAGTCCCTGTTCCCTGTCCACATAAACATGGACATGTTTGGTACGCCTTACTGTATTGGACTGGATTAAATATCACTCGAAATCCTTGTTTAGTAAGAGACGGGACTAACTTAAATGAGACTGTATAGTCCAATAGTGAAAAAAATGCATCACTCGC
Protein-coding regions in this window:
- the LOC109949515 gene encoding uncharacterized protein LOC109949515 isoform X2, giving the protein MNLNRRHPPTLIHKMSNAVALPCLGIVSMARRPRQTAKTKPSKIPPPSTTSIGFGTKRREQTWQCIEGCGACCKLEKGPSFATPEEIFNNPTDVELYRSMVGADGWCVNFDKGTRKCLIYNEVFQSLYGINEKKFNKEACRSCRDTIKSVYGPHSKELVNFNSAVTSSSSSNGC
- the LOC109949515 gene encoding uncharacterized protein LOC109949515 isoform X1, whose product is MNLNRRHPPTLIHKMSNAVALPCLGIVSMARRPRQTAKTKPSKIPPPSTTSIGFGTKRREQTWQCIEGCGACCKLEKGPSFATPEEIFNNPTDVELYRSMVGADGWCVNFDKGTRKCLIYNDRPYFCRVEAEVFQSLYGINEKKFNKEACRSCRDTIKSVYGPHSKELVNFNSAVTSSSSSNGC